One part of the Moorena sp. SIOASIH genome encodes these proteins:
- a CDS encoding XisH family protein: MPAKDIYHDCVKNALIKDGWTITDDPLSLKWGKKDMYVDLGAEQLLAAERAERKIAVEIKSFMGLSEMNDLEKAIGQYIVYHDVLAEVEPDRELYLAVSQEVASGLFEEPIGELLIKNNRVRLLVFDSEAEDILKWTL, from the coding sequence ATGCCAGCTAAAGACATTTACCACGACTGTGTCAAAAATGCTCTCATTAAAGATGGTTGGACAATTACCGACGATCCCCTCAGTTTAAAATGGGGTAAGAAGGATATGTATGTTGACTTGGGAGCAGAGCAACTCTTAGCAGCCGAGAGAGCCGAACGCAAAATCGCTGTTGAAATTAAAAGTTTTATGGGTCTATCGGAAATGAACGATCTTGAGAAAGCAATTGGTCAGTATATTGTATATCATGACGTTCTCGCCGAAGTTGAACCGGACCGAGAGCTTTATTTAGCCGTATCCCAAGAGGTTGCCAGTGGATTGTTTGAAGAACCTATTGGTGAGCTGTTGATAAAAAACAATCGAGTTCGTCTTTTGGTTTTTGATTCTGAAGCGGAGGATATTCTTAAATGGACACTTTAG
- a CDS encoding XisI protein: MAKLEQYRQFVKEILTEYSSHKPAYGEVEVELIFDTERDRYQLVHAGWSNRRRIYGSTIHIDLKDNKIWIQNDGTEVGIANVLVERGVPNQDIVLAYHAPYLRKFTEFAVG; this comes from the coding sequence ATGGCAAAACTAGAGCAATATCGGCAATTCGTAAAAGAGATTCTAACCGAATACAGCAGCCACAAACCCGCTTATGGTGAAGTAGAAGTGGAATTAATCTTTGATACCGAAAGAGACCGCTACCAGCTTGTCCATGCCGGATGGAGTAATCGTCGCCGTATTTATGGTTCCACCATCCACATTGACCTTAAAGATAATAAGATTTGGATTCAAAATGATGGTACAGAAGTTGGGATTGCCAACGTCTTAGTTGAACGCGGTGTGCCTAACCAAGATATTGTTCTGGCCTATCATGCGCCTTACCTCAGGAAATTTACTGAATTCGCGGTAGGGTAA
- a CDS encoding SDR family NAD(P)-dependent oxidoreductase, with product MKSRLTIVTGASGALGNSFIEHFIQQENTTCVAISRSPMETDALHCQFDLLDSQAAEQAITNLDLSEVSDVILIHGVGKFKYEIETETPEADWDEKGIDDEIFSSNYHTFVNVAQPLVEKLNQEHQCNRQTTLALCGFGSVTDKYKIPFWRSYTYAKDTLRSYIQDLAQSEDWQGLIRGRFINVSTTDTGNENKLRPNATAEEKKYWLKPEKIVQQSLESLESLQPLWQEIDVYEPMPGFEPDDYYSNYDKIQEKWQRQMGVPSSLT from the coding sequence ATGAAATCTCGACTAACAATTGTCACAGGTGCAAGCGGCGCTCTGGGTAACAGTTTTATTGAACACTTTATACAGCAAGAAAATACCACTTGCGTAGCCATTTCTAGATCCCCTATGGAAACGGATGCCCTGCATTGCCAATTCGATCTTCTTGATAGCCAAGCCGCAGAGCAAGCCATCACTAATCTCGACCTTTCGGAAGTTTCTGATGTGATCCTTATCCATGGCGTAGGCAAATTCAAATATGAAATCGAGACAGAAACTCCCGAGGCAGACTGGGATGAAAAGGGAATTGATGATGAAATATTCTCATCAAACTACCATACCTTTGTCAACGTAGCCCAGCCACTTGTCGAAAAACTTAACCAAGAGCATCAATGCAATCGCCAGACGACTCTTGCTCTTTGTGGTTTCGGTTCTGTTACCGATAAATATAAGATACCTTTCTGGCGCTCTTATACTTACGCCAAAGATACCTTACGGAGCTATATCCAAGACCTAGCTCAGTCAGAAGACTGGCAAGGACTAATCAGGGGACGGTTTATCAATGTCAGTACTACAGACACAGGTAATGAAAACAAATTGCGACCCAATGCAACAGCTGAAGAGAAAAAATATTGGCTCAAGCCAGAAAAAATCGTCCAGCAATCTCTAGAATCTCTGGAGTCCTTGCAGCCTCTGTGGCAGGAAATAGATGTCTATGAACCCATGCCAGGATTCGAGCCAGACGACTATTACAGCAATTACGATAAAATTCAAGAAAAATGGCAACGACAGATGGGAGTGCCATCTTCATTAACTTAA
- a CDS encoding sulfotransferase family protein: MRKILALWATVRSTSTAFENMMLQRGDFLISHEPFGLSYYNSPERRNTNRYPDVELNPEYNYQTTWQRLKQQADSQAVFIKDMAYYMFHVADPEFLSIFENTFIVRNPAKMLPSLYDKWPDFTLEETGYAELYKLFKMAKEFSGKIPVVIDSDDLVQKPEATVKAYCDAVGIPFIKEALQWEQKFRPELTNWDGGTWVTNVMSSSGFKEQKKDNYVSVEDNEHLQNAYEFCFPYYQKLYEHRIRIA; encoded by the coding sequence ATGAGAAAAATATTAGCTTTATGGGCAACGGTTCGCTCAACTTCCACCGCCTTTGAAAATATGATGCTCCAAAGGGGTGATTTTCTTATTTCCCACGAACCTTTTGGGTTATCGTACTATAATTCTCCAGAACGGCGCAATACTAATCGTTATCCAGATGTAGAACTTAATCCTGAATATAATTACCAAACAACCTGGCAAAGGCTAAAACAACAGGCAGATTCCCAGGCTGTTTTTATCAAGGATATGGCTTATTATATGTTCCACGTAGCCGATCCAGAATTTTTGTCTATCTTTGAAAATACTTTTATAGTGCGTAATCCCGCTAAAATGCTGCCATCACTTTACGATAAATGGCCTGATTTTACTTTAGAAGAAACCGGTTATGCCGAACTATACAAACTCTTTAAAATGGCTAAGGAATTTAGTGGTAAAATTCCAGTGGTAATTGACTCGGATGATTTGGTACAAAAGCCCGAAGCAACAGTTAAAGCTTACTGCGATGCTGTGGGGATACCGTTCATTAAAGAAGCCTTACAATGGGAACAAAAATTCCGCCCTGAACTTACTAATTGGGATGGAGGAACTTGGGTTACTAACGTCATGTCTAGTAGTGGGTTTAAGGAGCAAAAAAAAGATAATTATGTGTCAGTAGAAGATAATGAACACTTACAAAATGCTTATGAATTTTGTTTCCCCTATTACCAAAAGCTTTACGAACATCGAATTCGTATTGCTTAA
- a CDS encoding XisI protein, with product MDTLERDREIIQKIISDYAQIPYSYGEIERNSVFDCDRDRYLLMIVGWEGVRQVHGCIIHVEIIEGKIWIHRDGTEDGIARELLEAGIPKERIVLGFKSPGVRKHTGFAVA from the coding sequence ATGGACACTTTAGAGCGGGACCGGGAGATTATTCAAAAAATAATCTCTGACTACGCACAAATTCCTTATTCTTACGGAGAAATTGAACGAAATAGCGTTTTTGATTGTGATCGCGATCGCTACCTATTAATGATAGTTGGTTGGGAGGGAGTACGTCAAGTTCACGGCTGTATCATTCATGTGGAAATTATCGAGGGCAAAATCTGGATTCATCGCGATGGGACAGAGGATGGCATCGCTCGGGAACTCCTAGAAGCAGGCATTCCTAAAGAGCGTATTGTTCTAGGCTTCAAATCACCAGGAGTCAGGAAGCACACAGGGTTTGCAGTTGCCTAA
- a CDS encoding isochorismatase family protein, which produces MVTSLTTPDATLAAIEAALPIDPQPYTIGDRPTGLIVVDVVNGFCTVGFGPLAPTEPNQQIATMVSESDRLAKAFTAKGWPVLAFLDTHEPGKPEPPYPPHCEKGSGEEKLVPELEWLETHPHATLIKKDCINGFIGSIDVDTGNNSLIRWINQHKLEALVVVGICTDICVMDFVVTMLSARNHDMVPTLKDIAVYTEGCSTFDLSAEMAAQQGLPKTAIHPQEIAHHVGLYTMAERGAFIASTILM; this is translated from the coding sequence ATGGTAACTTCTTTAACCACTCCCGATGCCACCTTAGCAGCAATTGAAGCGGCCTTACCCATTGACCCTCAGCCCTATACTATTGGCGATCGCCCCACGGGTTTGATCGTTGTGGATGTGGTCAATGGCTTTTGCACTGTTGGTTTTGGTCCTTTGGCTCCAACAGAACCAAATCAGCAAATAGCCACCATGGTATCAGAAAGCGATCGCCTAGCAAAAGCTTTCACAGCCAAAGGTTGGCCAGTCTTAGCTTTTCTAGATACCCACGAACCAGGCAAACCAGAACCTCCCTATCCTCCTCATTGTGAAAAAGGGTCTGGGGAAGAAAAACTGGTTCCTGAACTAGAATGGCTAGAAACGCATCCCCACGCCACCTTAATTAAAAAAGACTGCATCAATGGTTTTATCGGTTCCATTGATGTAGATACTGGCAACAATAGTTTAATTCGCTGGATAAACCAGCACAAGCTAGAAGCCTTAGTAGTGGTGGGAATCTGCACCGATATTTGTGTAATGGACTTCGTGGTTACTATGCTATCAGCACGCAATCATGATATGGTACCAACGTTAAAAGATATTGCCGTCTATACCGAAGGTTGTTCAACCTTCGACCTCTCGGCAGAGATGGCAGCCCAGCAGGGTTTGCCAAAGACGGCAATTCATCCCCAGGAAATCGCTCATCATGTTGGTTTATACACCATGGCAGAGCGTGGAGCGTTCATTGCTTCTACCATTTTGATGTGA
- a CDS encoding Uma2 family endonuclease has protein sequence MNTINIPPTFKVTQEQFKILATANREKRLERTANGELIVRPPTGGNTGKRKAQLSAQFVIWNNQTKLGVVFDSSCAFRLPNGADRSPDVSWVKIERWNQLTPEQQDTFPPLCPDFVLELRSRTDTMESLRQKMQEYLDNGISLGWLIDPKNKIVEIYKPQQQVKVLNSPKTLSAEEVLPGFSLNFETVW, from the coding sequence ATGAATACTATTAACATTCCCCCGACATTCAAAGTTACACAAGAACAATTCAAAATACTGGCTACTGCTAACCGAGAAAAGCGCCTCGAACGTACTGCTAATGGAGAATTAATTGTTAGGCCCCCTACAGGAGGCAATACGGGAAAACGCAAGGCACAATTATCTGCACAATTTGTGATTTGGAACAATCAAACCAAACTCGGAGTTGTTTTTGACTCTTCTTGTGCTTTTCGTCTTCCTAATGGTGCCGATCGCTCTCCTGATGTCAGTTGGGTAAAAATAGAACGCTGGAATCAACTCACACCAGAACAACAAGACACTTTCCCACCCCTTTGTCCTGATTTTGTCCTTGAGTTACGCTCCCGTACGGATACTATGGAAAGCTTAAGACAAAAAATGCAAGAATATTTAGACAATGGCATAAGCTTAGGCTGGTTAATCGATCCCAAAAATAAAATCGTAGAAATTTATAAACCTCAACAACAGGTGAAGGTGTTGAACTCTCCTAAGACTCTATCTGCAGAAGAAGTATTACCTGGATTTAGTTTAAATTTTGAAACAGTTTGGTAG
- a CDS encoding XisH family protein translates to MAARDTFHEAVKSALQKDGWCITHDPLYINFAEVEIYIDLGAERLIAAEKDEEKIAVEIKTFLKPSAISEFHTVLGQFLNYRFALKAEDPERLLYLAIPLEIYETFFARRFVQLITQEYQLKLIVFEPTKEEIVQWQN, encoded by the coding sequence ATGGCAGCCAGAGATACCTTCCATGAAGCCGTAAAATCAGCTTTACAGAAGGACGGCTGGTGTATTACTCACGATCCTCTCTATATCAATTTTGCTGAAGTTGAAATTTACATCGATTTGGGTGCAGAAAGACTCATTGCAGCCGAAAAAGATGAAGAAAAAATAGCTGTTGAAATTAAAACCTTTCTCAAGCCTTCGGCAATTTCTGAATTCCATACGGTTTTGGGACAATTCCTTAATTATCGCTTTGCCCTCAAAGCAGAAGATCCAGAAAGATTATTGTATTTAGCTATTCCTCTTGAAATTTACGAGACCTTCTTTGCCCGTCGCTTCGTTCAACTTATTACCCAAGAGTATCAACTAAAATTGATTGTATTCGAGCCAACTAAGGAGGAAATTGTTCAATGGCAAAACTAG